In Fusarium falciforme chromosome 9, complete sequence, the following are encoded in one genomic region:
- a CDS encoding uncharacterized protein (Related to HXT3-Low-affinity hexose facilitator) — MLAAAGPIYIGEITESHVRGKVMSFWQLFFSVGSFLAYWINYGAQDLTGEWDWKIVVIFQLLMPVIVTVQLPFIPDPEKVEEELLAIRQAIESEKEVQSKGWRAYSALFKDASIRKRLYIAFFLNVGQQLSGQGTLNSYSSTIYAKVFKRVKTINLINALNATLGIFFTLNAVWTVDRYGRLFLFLVGACGMALCTMIIPIVGLTTPGTEDKSRPVGIAITFLVFLFGFFYKPTWGATTWIYTTEIFPLKIRGPAVGMSVQMPNVANAIFQQFFPTFYQNEGLKTFFFFMSVNICLAILVFFTLPETKRVPLEEMDSLFGGVSHVGKGAATIHDVNAADAIGEPTEKASIPVQVTVATLVDNGKKV; from the exons atgCTCGCAGCGGCGGGTCCAATCTACATTGGAGAGATCACCGAGTCCCATGTCCGCGGCAAGGTTATGAGCTTCTGGCAGCTGTTCTTTTCTGTTGGGTCCTTCCTGGCGTATTGGATCAACTATGGCGCTCAAGACCTTACAGGGGAATGGGACTGGAAAATAGTTGTGATTTTCCAGCTGCTGATGCCGGTCATCGTCACCGTACAGCTTCCATTTATTCCAGA TCCCGAGAAGGTCGAAGAAGAACTTCTGGCTATCCGACAAGCTATCGAATCTGAGAAAGAGGTACAGTCTAAGGGATGGAGAGCATATTCTGCTCTTTTCAAAGATGCCAGCATCCGCAAGCGACTATATATTGCCTTCTTTCTCAATGTTGGCCAGCAGCTCAGTGGCCAAGGAACTCTCAACAGCTATTCATCAACTATATATGCCAAGGTATTTAAACGCGTCAAAACAATTaacctcatcaacgccctcaATGCCACATTGGGTATTTTTTTCACGCTTAATGCTGTCTGGACCGTTGATCGATACGGCCGCCTATTCCTTTTCCTTGTGGGCGCGTGCGGCATGGCCCTCTGCACGATGATCATCCCTATCGTTGGTCTTACAACACCTGGCACTGAAGATAAGAGCCGGCCGGTTGGTATTGCGATTACATTCCTAGTCTTTCTGTTTGGCTTCTTTTACAAGCCAACCTGGGGTGCGACAACCTGGATATATACTACCGAGATCTTTCCACTCAAGATCAGGGGTCCAGCTGTTGGCATGAGTGTGCAAATGCCTAACGTTGCCAATGCAATCTTCCAGCAATTCTTTCCTACCTTCTACCAGAATGAGGGCCT CAAGacgttcttcttctttatgaGCGTCAACATTTGCCTAGCAATTCTTGTCTTCTTTACCCTTCCCGAGACGAAGCGAGTCCCTCTCGAGGAAATGGATAGCCTCTTTGGTGGTGTCAGCCATGTTGGGAAAGGTGCTGCTACCATTCACGACGTCAACGCTGCAGACGCCATCGGGGAACCTACTGAAAAAGCAAGCATTCCTGTTCAAGTAACGGTCGCCACACTTGTCGATAACGGCAAGAAAGTCTGA
- a CDS encoding MFS domain-containing protein — MTNIQLVYNWYAALVAAGCMVLMGYDASVFNSIQSSSNWKAHFGHPNPNMIGLINTT; from the exons ATGACAAACATTCAGCTGGTTTACAACTG GTACGCTGCCCTTGTTGCAGCCGGATGCATGGTCCTCATGGGATATGATGCCTCTGTTTTCAACTCTATTCAATCTTCTTCCAACTGGAAGGCCCACTTCGGCCATCCTAATCCGAATATGATTGGTCTCATCAACACAACCTAG
- a CDS encoding Putative Exopolygalacturonase A: MHPFTLFCWILASVVAAHKPRLPPFPKLVAYPKAPCNFRVPHGPNRHKICTVKSGLEDAGPEILTAAKKCNRGGTVYFPEGVYTIATALDLTFLDHIDFAIFGTIYFKDDVTYWPGKTFQYPYQTVNLFWRFGGSNVNIYGGGQGTIDGHGQTYWNAMVTDKNVLRPTLFGTDGLHQSTITGLTMRNGPGWFNFISNSSNILISDIFLDTVQTNASAPAKNTDGWDTYRSSNIVIQNSKVINTDDCVSFKPNSSSVIIQGLDCTGSHGISVGSLGQYADQTDIVEDIYVYNITMTGATDGARIKVWPGIPPNSGVNDQGGGSGRVRNVTYELFHNVGNDHAIAITQCYSSKNQSACDEYPAKLEIEDVTFLDFTGTTNKRYAPRVGELICSSPDVCTNIVAHNIDVSPPGGVKGYFTCHNLGDSDLDINCQGV; the protein is encoded by the exons ATGCATccctttactttattttgTTGGATTCTGGCTTCGGTTGTTGCAGCGCACAAGCCCAGATTGCCCCCATTTCCAAAACTGGTGGCATATCCCAAAGCGCCCTGCAACTTCCGCGTCCCTCACGGCCCAAATCGCCACAAGATTTGCACCGTCAAGTCCGGGCTTGAAGATGCTGGGCCTGAGATCCTGACAGCCGCCAAAAAGTGCAACAGGGGTGGCACTGTCTACTTTCCTGAAGGCGTGTACACCATCGCCACTGCGCTTGACCTCACCTTCTTGGACCACATCGACTTTGCCATCTTTGGCACCATATACTTTAAAGACGACGTTACATATTGGCCGGGCAAGACCTTCCAATACCCCTACCAAACTGTCAACCTCTTTTGGCGATTCGGTGGTTCAAACGTCAACATCTACGGTGGCGGCCAGGGTACCATTGATGGCCACGGCCAGACTTACTGGAATGCCATGGTCACCGATAAGAATGTCTTACGGCCGACTCTATTTGGCACAGACGGGCTTCACCAATCCACTATCACCGGGCTCACGATGAGGAATGGTCCAGGCTGGTTTAACTTTATTTCTAATTCCTCCAACATCCTAATTAGCGACATTTTCTTGGATACCGTGCAGACGAACGCGTCTGCCCCGGCTAAAAATACCGATGGATGGGATACTTACCGTAGCAGCAACATCGTTATCCAAAACTCTAAGGTTATCAATACGGATG ACTGCGTATCCTTCAAACCGAACTCTAGCTCGGTTATCATTCAGGGACTCGACTGCACTGGCTCTCATGGCATATCAGTCGGCAGTCTTGGTCAATACGCTGACCAGACTGACATTGTCGAAGATATTTACGTTTATAATATCACGATGACCGGGGCCACAGATGGTGCTCGCATTAAAGTCTGGCCCGGCATTCCTCCTAATAGCGGTGTTAATGATCAGGGTGGCGGTAGCGGCAGAGTTCGCAACGTGACATATGAGCTTTTCCACAATGTTGGTAACGATC ATGCCATTGCGATCACTCAGTGCTATTCTAGTAAGAATCAATCCGCGTGCGATGAGTATCCG GCCAAATTGGAGATTGAAGATGTCACGTTCCTAGACTTTACTGGAACCACAAACAAAAGATATGCCCCACGGGTCGGCGAGCTTATCTGTAGCTCTCCCGATGTCTGCACAAATATTGTTGCCCACAATATTGATGTGAGCCCTCCTGGAGGCGTCAAGGGCTATTTCACGTGCCATAACTTGGGTGATTCGGACCTTGACATCAACTGTCAGGGTGTTTAG
- a CDS encoding Pectinesterase has translation MSPHGRSLSRAICAWMLFLVQWINFSQGLSISPRQVTSRTSPPNGCLIVRASNAQSGEFTSLQAAVNSIGSSTEPTCIFLYPGTYNERVDIRIRAPLTLYGSTVNTKDYKNNAVTINNTLGSFDAGSLDASSTVNIRSPNVSTYNINFINGYTAGQAVAVTANGNMTGFYGCSFKSWQDTLYAKNGWQYYSNCYIEGAVDYIFGDGSAWFGECTIASSGRGYITASSRTFDNDTARYVIDHSTITSTGQSDLTGQVFLGRPWRVNARVMYQYSTLTKVVNAEGWAPMADGATPTFQEYQNTGDGADTSKRKYLTPANGAVHKQDLWGKSYQWYDTSY, from the exons ATGTCGCCCCACGGACGATCGCTCTCTCGGGCGATATGCGCTTGGATGTTGTTTCTTGTCCAGTGGATCAACTTTTCTCAGGGACTGAGTATTTCTCCAAGACAAGTCACTTCGCGGACGAGCCCTCCCAACGGCTGTCTTATTGTAAGGGCTAGTAATGCACAGTCAGGAGAATTCACCAGCCTCCAGGCAGCTGTCAACTCAATCGGATCCTCCACCGAACCCACCTGCATTTTCCTCTACCCTGGCACCTACAATGAGCGTGTGGATATCAGGATCAGAGCTCCTCTTACTCTCTATGGATCCACTGTTAA CACCAAAGACTACAAAAACAACGCTGTCACAATCAACAATACACTTGGATCTTTCGACGCCGGATCACTGGACGCAAGCTCCACCGTCAATATCAGATCACCAAACGTCAgcacttataatattaacttcATCAACGGGTACACAGCTGGACAG GCCGTTGCGGTCACAGCCAACGGAAACATGACTGGTTTTTACGGTTGCTCGTTCAAGTCATGGCAAGATACGCTCTACGCCAAGAACGGCTGGCAGTACTATTCCAACTGCTATATCGAGG GGGCAGTAGACTATATCTTCGGCGATGGCAGCGCCTGGTTTGGTGAAT GTACCATTGCGTCCAGCGGCCGTGGATACATCACGGCATCGTCGAGGACCTTCGACAATGACACAGCTCGCTATGTTATTGATCACAGCACT ATAACTTCGACCGGCCAGAGTGACCTGACAGGCCAAGTTTTCCTAGGTCGTCCTTGGAGAGTCAACGCCAGAGTCATGTACCAATATTCCACCTTGACCAAAGTTGTTAACGCTGAAGGCTGGGCCCCAATGGCAGATGGGGCCACTCC AACGTTCCAGGAGTATCAGAACACTGGCGACGGAGCAGACACGTCGAAGAGAAAGTATCTCACCCCAGCCAATGGTGCTGTGCATAAGCAAGACCTTTGGGGAAAATCGTACCAGTGGTATGATACGAGCTACTAG
- a CDS encoding Putative endo-xylogalacturonan hydrolase A: MAFRFLHLFCPLVAFLSPEAMASPTLVDRAVPDRVQKRAATCTPSSGGTASLDDTPAIAAAFKNCGNGGVIVFPQDVTYMIRSQLDFSGCAGCEVRLDGRLKASDDLTYWNNTRYMVRVKGINGAKIHSPLGTGLVDGNGQAAWDRFGASKDLRRPTLLTVESSTDIEISDISLKNAQNVFISVGSKSARIGFSNMNITAISKSTYPPKNTDGFDIGESENVSLSNIYIQNDDDCVAFKAGCNYATVIDITCQGSHGLSVGSLGKYPGSVDSVTNVYVKNAIMRDSTKAAGIKIYPGGSDHGTAVVRNVTWDGVQVDNCDAAFEFDTCYNSDEDYCQKNPSPAQVTEIYINNFSGKTSTHYAPTTGHIFCPTEGDNCQFKGQKWTVESSKGQGQLLCHNISPDVLGINCVESNP; this comes from the coding sequence ATGGCTTTTCGTTTCCTACATCTCTTTTGCCCTCTTGTGGCCTTCCTCTCTCCGGAGGCCATGGCAAGCCCTACGTTGGTGGACCGGGCTGTTCCAGACCGGGTCCAAAAACGAGCTGCAACTTGCACGCCAAGCTCCGGAGGAACAGCTTCTCTCGACGACACTCCGGCAATTGCAGCGGCTTTCAAAAACTGCGGCAATGGAGGCGTCATCGTCTTTCCTCAAGATGTCACCTACATGATACGAAGCCAACTCGACTTCAGCGGCTGTGCTGGCTGCGAGGTTCGACTCGATGGCCGGCTGAAGGCCTCTGATGATCTCACCTACTGGAACAACACTCGGTACATGGTGCGAGTCAAAGGTATCAACGGAGCCAAGATACACAGTCCTCTTGGCACCGGCCTGGTCGACGGCAATGGCCAAGCTGCGTGGGACCGGTTCGGAGCAAGTAAGGACCTGCGGCGGCCTACCCTCCTCACAGTCGAAAGTTCAACCGATATCGAGATTTCTGATATATCGCTCAAGAACGCACAAAATGTGTTCATCAGCGTCGGGTCGAAGAGTGCGCGTATCGGCTTCTCCAACATGAATATCACTGCCATCAGCAAATCCACGTATCCGCCCAAGAATACGGACGGGTTTGACATTGGAGAATCAGAAAATGTCTCACTTTCCAACATATACATCCAAAACGATGATGATTGCGTTGCATTCAAGGCCGGCTGCAACTATGCCACCGTCATTGATATCACCTGCCAAGGCTCACACGGTCTCTCCGTGGGTTCTTTGGGCAAATATCCAGGCTCGGTGGACTCTGTCACGAACGTTTATGTTAAGAACGCCATTATGCGTGACTCAACTAAGGCTGCTGGTATCAAGATCTACCCTGGCGGTAGCGACCACGGCACGGCGGTTGTCCGTAACGTCACATGGGACGGTGTCCAGGTTGATAACTGCGACGCTGCGTTCGAGTTTGACACTTGCTACAACTCGGACGAGGATTATTGTCAGAAGAATCCTAGCCCGGCTCAAGTCACTGAAATTTACATCAACAATTTCTCTGGAAAGACTAGCACCCACTATGCACCCACTACCGGTCACATATTTTGCCCAACGGAAGGCGATAATTGTCAGTTTAAGGGTCAGAAGTGGACCGTCGAGTCGTCTAAAGGGCAAGGCCAGTTGCTGTGCCATAACATATCACCCGATGTACTTGGTATTAACTGTGTGGAGAGTAATCCTTAG